The following coding sequences lie in one Hippopotamus amphibius kiboko isolate mHipAmp2 chromosome 7, mHipAmp2.hap2, whole genome shotgun sequence genomic window:
- the HK2 gene encoding hexokinase-2 isoform X5, which produces MDKLQIKDKKLPLGFTFSFPCLQTKLDESILVSWTKGFKSSGVEGKDVVTLIRKAIQRRGDFDIDIVAVVNDTVGTMMTCGYDDQNCEIGLIVGTGSNACYMEEMRHIDMVEGDEGRMCINMEWGAFGDDGALDDIRTEFDQEIDMGSLNPGKQLFEKMISGMYMGELVRLILVKMAKEELLFGGKLSPELLATGHFETKDVSDIEGEKDGIRKAREILVRLGLDPTQEDCVATHRVCQIVSTRSASLCAATLAAVLRRIKENKGEERLRSTIGVDGSVYKKHPHFAKRLHKTVRRLVPDCDIRFLRSEDGSGKGAAMVTAVAYRLADQHRARQKTLESLKLSREQLLEVKRRMKVEMERGLSKETHAIAPVKMLPTYVCATPDGTEKGDFLALDLGGTNFRVLLVRVRNGKRRGVEMHNKIYSIPQEVMHGTGDELFDHIVQCIADFLEYMGMKGVSLPLGFTFSFPCQQNSLDESILLKWTKGFKASGCEGEDVVTLLKEAIHRREEFDLDVVAVVNDTVGTMMTCGYEDPHCEVGLIVGTGSNACYMEEMRNVELVEGEEGRMCVNMEWGAFGDNGCLEDFRTEFDAAVDELSLNPGKQRFEKMISGMYLGEIVRNILIDFTKRGLLFRGRISERLKTRGIFETKFLSQIESDCLALLQVRAILHHLGLESTCDDSIIVKEVCTVVARRAAQLCGAGMAAVVDKIRENRGLDTLKVTVGVDGTLYKLHPHFAKVMHETVKDLAPECDVCFLESEDGSGKGAALITAVACRIREAGQR; this is translated from the exons ATGGATAAGCTACAAATCAAAGACAAGAAGCTTCCTTTGGGTTTTACCTTCTCATTCCCCTGCCTCCAAACAAAACTAGACGAG AGTATCCTGGTCTCATGGACCAAGGGGTTCAAGTCCAGTGGTGTGGAGGGGAAAGATGTGGTTACTCTGATCCGGAAGGCCATCCAGAGGAGAGGG GACTTTGATATTGATATTGTGGCCGTGGTGAATGACACAGTTGGGACCATGATGACATGTGGTTATGATGACCAGAACTGCGAGATTGGTCTCATTGTGG GCACGGGCAGCAATGCTTGCTACATGGAAGAGATGCGCCACATCGACATGGTGGAGGGCGATGAGGGCCGCATGTGTATCAACATGGAGTGGGGGGCCTTTGGGGATGACGGTGCGCTTGACGACATCCGCACGGAGTTTGACCAGGAGATTGACATGGGCTCTCTGAACCCTGGGAAGCAACT ATTTGAGAAGATGATCAGTGGAATGTATATGGGGGAACTGGTGAGGCTTATCCTAGTGAAGATGGCCAAGGAGGAGCTGCTTTTTGGGGGGAAGCTCAGCCCTGAACTCCTTGCCACAGGCCACTTTGAGACCAAAGACGTTTCAGATATTGAAGG GGAGAAGGATGGCATCCGGAAGGCCCGGGAGATCCTGGTGCGGCTGGGCCTGGACCCGACGCAGGAGGACTGTGTGGCCACTCACCGGGTCTGCCAGATCGTGTCCACGCGCTCAGCCAGCCTGTGTGCGGCTACGCTGGCGGCCGTGCTGCGGCGCATCAAGGAGAACAAGGGCGAGGAGCGGCTGCGGTCCACCATCGGGGTGGACGGCTCTGTCTACAAGAAGCACCCCCA TTTCGCCAAGCGTCTTCACAAGACTGTACGGCGCCTGGTGCCCGACTGTGACATCCGCTTCCTCCGCTCTGAGGACGGCAGTGGCAAGGGGGCAGCCATGGTGACAGCAGTGGCCTACCGGCTGGCTGATCAACACCGAGCCCGCCAGAAGACCCTGGAGTCTCTGAAGCTGAGCCGCGAGCAGCTGCTGGAGGTCAAGAGGAGGATGAAGGTAGAAATGGAGCGTGGTCTGAGCAAGGAGACTCATGCCATTGCCCCCGTCAAGATGCTGCCCACCTACGTGTGTGCCACCCCCGATGGCACAG AGAAAGGTGACTTCCTGGCCTTGGACCTTGGGGGTACCAATTTCCGGGTTCTGCTGGTGCGCGTGCGGAATGGAAAGCGACGTGGAGTGGAGATGCACAACAAGATCTACTCTATCCCACAGGAGGTCATGCATGGCACAGGGGATGAG CTCTTCGACCACATCGTCCAGTGCATCGCAGACTTCCTTGAGTACATGGGCATGAAGGGCGTGTCCCTGCCTCTGGGTTTCACCTTCTCCTTTCCCTGCCAGCAGAACAGCCTGGATGAG AGCATCCTCCTCAAGTGGACTAAAGGCTTCAAGGCATCTGGCTGCGAGGGCGAGGACGTGGTTACACTGCTGAAGGAAGCCATCCACCGGCGAGAG GAGTTTGACCTGGATGTGGTTGCTGTGGTGAATGACACAGTTGGGACTATGATGACCTGTGGCTATGAAGACCCTCACTGCGAAGTTGGCCTCATCGTTG GCACGGGCAGCAATGCCTGCTACATGGAGGAGATGCGAAATGTTGAGCTGGTGGAAGGGGAAGAGGGGCGGATGTGTGTCAACATGGAGTGGGGAGCCTTCGGGGACAATGGATGCCTAGAAGACTTCCGCACAGAATTTGATGCAGCTGTGGATGAACTTTCCCTCAACCCTGGCAAACAGAG GTTCGAGAAAATGATCAGTGGCATGTACTTGGGCGAGATTGTTCGTAACATCCTCATCGATTTCACTAAACGTGGGCTGCTCTTCCGTGGCCGCATCTCAGAGCGGCTCAAGACAAGGGGGATCTTTGAAACTAAGTTCCTGTCTCAGATTGAGAG TGACTGCCTGGCACTGCTGCAGGTCCGTGCCATCCTGCACCACTTGGGGCTCGAGAGCACCTGCGATGACAGCATCATCGTCAAGGAGGTGTGCACCGTGGTGGCGCGGCGGGCAGCCCAGCTCTGTGGTGCAGGCATGGCCGCCGTGGTGGACAAAATACGGGAAAACCGTGGGCTGGACACCCTGAAAGTGACAGTGGGCGTGGATGGGACTCTCTACAAGCTGCATCCTCA